From Aegilops tauschii subsp. strangulata cultivar AL8/78 chromosome 5, Aet v6.0, whole genome shotgun sequence:
TGCCCCAATTGCATCGATTCCCAAATGCCCCAGTTGCAACTCGACCATCGACTTGCAACTTGGGTTGGGTGGGTGGTGGTTTACTTCGGTGCCACTTGCAAACTCGACCTTGGACTCGCAACTAGTCTGTTATTTGTtatttgttgttgttgttgttgttgttgtttgtttgttgtttttttgttttttttgttgtTCTTTTTGTTGTTCACAATTACTCCCCTTGTAAATATAAGCAACTTTTTGGTTTCACCGATGAAAATAGAAGGACCAGTGAGGCCTTGCATGCCCCAGTTGCAGCTGGACCATTGCCTTGCAATTGGGGGGGGGGTGTTTACTTCGGTGCCACTTGCAACTCAACCTTGTATTGACAAACCTTTTTTATAACACTCCTATTTATAGAAATAAAATATGGCCAACAAAGAGCAGAATTGAAGGGTAGACTTGGTTCTAGCCTGTTGCTTGGGGTAATCATTTTAACGTTAAAGTGTTTGATGAAGAAGGAAATGAGAAGATGGACAGTCAGAGTCCTGGTATgtctttttgtactgttttttttctttttctttttgtgttagtatttttctcattttttgctatattttttgtttattttttcagGGATAATGCTAGTCCCGGATGATATTTGTGTGATTTTCCAGGATATTTATTTCACAAACTTGTGTAGTCTCACCGATGATGCCATCGGAGGGCTTGTTGGCACACTATCTAGGCGACGTAGGGCTGGACACGACCTTATTGATGCGTCAACTGGCGCGCCTGTCGGGAATCGTCTTGTGCACACGCTAACCGACGATGATATCGAAGAGGACGAATTTGTATGTGTAGATAAAGTTTTTCTAGTTTTGGTGttatttttttttgtatttttggtacTCAAAGAAGTTTCTTTATTACAGGctatcccaacaaagttcattGAGACTCAAGAAATGGATGAAGAAGGAGAAGTTTTCTTATGGAATAGTTTCCTAAGTGTACCCATGACTGGCAAATATACAAGGAGCAACAACAATAAGACTATGATAGATGAAGTATGGCATCATTTTTGTTATACCTACGGTCTTAGAGTCGGCAGAGTTGTTTTGGTCAAAGTTGAGAAAGGACGGCGGAATGACAATTTGTTCCTAATAGTTGATATCATCGAAAAGTGATAGACATTTTTTTGTAATAATAACTTTTTCACCTTTTTTGTAATAGACATAAATTTTCTTGGTAATAGACATGTTTTGTAATAATAACATTTTTTATGTAATTGTTTTTGCAATAATTACTTCCTGTTGTTGTTTATGTAAATTTTTATGTATTTTTTTCAATAATAATAACATTTTTTATGGCATAATTTTTATGTAATAATAACAatagttgttgttgttgttgttgttgttgttgttgttgttgctgctgctgctgctgctgttgctgtcgGCCCTCACCAACATTTTTTTACGACGCATCCCTTCTTGAACATGGAGTTTATGCCACGGGTTTTGTAGTTAACAATATTGCTCAACCTTCGTAGGTATCAGGCTATCGTTGATGGCAGACAGGGCCCAAGATGTCATTCGCCATGTCCCTTTTTTTGCATAGATAAACGACACTAGCATGGCAGGCAATTGTTGGCTGTTGTGCAAGGAGACACCGGTGTTTTTTTTTGTCAGCATCGCCGAGGCTGATGTATGCGTAAAAGTCGTGGTCGAGTGTCCCCAGTGCCCACGGTGGACTTTTTATGCAAGTTGACTATTGAGTTTTTGTAACAGATCAAAAACCTCAACAACAACTTCTTTTTTTCAATTCAACAATTTTTAGTTTGTTTTCAATGGTGCCATTTAATTTGTCATTTTTTGTCTCGCAACTTTTGAAGTTTTTTGTCACTGCCTACTTGCTAGTTTAATCCACAAACAAGAAGGTTTTTTTCTACTAGGAGAGGGAAGCATCATTTCTGTAATTGAAACAGTTTTTATGTTTTCCTAGGGGGTTTTCTACAAGATATCCCAAAGCACCAACGGATCTCTCATAATAATCCACACCGACAAATTTACTCTGTCCAATTTTTTCGAGGTAATATCACAGGTGGTGCTTAAACTTGCCACCGATGTTCACTTTAGTGCCTGAAGTTGAAAAATACACTGAACTGGTTTCAAAACTTGGCACGAGCGTGCAAATACAGTGCTAATCCTATTAATAGACGTGTTTTTACGCTGATGTGGCACCGTAGTTCGCTTAGCATGCACAGACAACCTCGCCCTAGGAAAGAACCAGTATGCCATACGTTTTCTCGTTCCTGTTAATGAAAACAGATCCTTTTTCTTAGAATAATGAAAACATTTCCTATTTTTTTAGATAAGAAAGAAGAGACACGTACGTGGGTTTTAATCGGCTCAGCAGTGCAGCCCAGTTTGCGCATCTTAGTTTCATTTAGAAATTTGTAAAAAAGTTTGTAAATTATAATCACAGTAATAAAAATATTCACATATTTGTTTTAAACGTATCATATAAATAAAATGGTATTTCTGATTATAAAAATGGATGTACAATTTAGAATTATATAAATATTTTCTATACTACAATTCATGAATATTATTTTAACTACATAAACCTTTTAATAGTTACATGTACATTTTTACAATTCATATTGTTTAAGAATTTTTCAACAATGTAAAATGTTCATAAATATCCAAAACTTAAAATTTCagtttatgaaaaatattcactACTGACTATGTTTTAAttataattttttttgaatatATGACATGATGAAAGTTATACACATGTTTCTCGCCAAAAAAGAAATTTATACACGTCTGAATATTAATAAAAAAATTTCTACCTATAACATTTTTTTTCATTTAAGGCATAAGCCAAGCATGCATAATCTTTTGGAATTTACTCAAAAAATTAAGTTTTTTTATAATTATTTTTGCATATACTAAACAATTTAGAAAATTTATTTACGAAAAGCTTTAACTATAAATCACATGTAAATTGCTGACTATTTTTTTAAATTACATGAACATTTTAGTTATTTAAGTTATATGCATTTATAAAAAAATTGAAGCACAAATATTTGAAATGTATTTTTATTACTGTGATTATAATATGCAATTTTTTTTACAAATTTCTAAATCAAACTAACCTGCGCAAATTGGGCTGCACTGCAGCAAGCCATTAAAACCCACGAACATGTTTCTTTATCTAACAAAATAGGAAATGTCTTCATTATTTTAAAAAAAGATCTGTTTTCATTAACATGCACGAGAAAACGTATGGCGTACTGGCCAGTAGTTCCAGTTTGCTAGGGCGAGGTTGTCTGTGCATGCTAAGCGAACTACTGTGCCACGTCAGCGTAAAAACGTCTACTAATGGGATTAGCATTGTATTTGTACGCTCGTGCCAAGTTTTGAAACCAGTTCGGTGTATTTTTCAACTTCAGGCACTAAAGTGAACATCGGTGGCAAGTTTAAGCACCACCTGTGATATTACTTTTTTTTTTGGTGTGCCACTGTTTGAATTGGTGGAGGTGGAGCAGAAGAGGAAGAGACGGGGGCGCTACCTCCTCGAAGGCAATGGCGACCGAGCTGGCCgccgacgccccccccccccccccccccccccccccccgcagttCACCTCCGACGGGCGAGGCACTCGCCACGCGGCATGCGAGGGTCGCGACATGACCACCGTCGACGACCTCTGCACCGCCGACAAGCCAGCGTCGCGCGCCGTCCCCACCGTCCGCGACCTCTGCGCCGCCAACAAGACAACGTCGCGCGCCGTCCCCGCCGTCCCGGAGTTCGCTGCAGGCGAGGAGCTGCCGAATCCAGTGAGCAGcacacctcccccccccccccccccccccccccccccccccttctttGAACCTGCTTAATTTTTGTTCGTTCACATCGTCAAAATCAATCAGTATTGTGGCCATCCAACTCTAATTCATCGTGGCAGTGTGTACCCTGAATTTGTAAGCCGGCTCCTGTGTCCTTGAAGGCTAAGGAATTGCTAGCCGTCAGTGTGTACCCTGAATTCCGAATTTCGACTTGGCTCCTGTGTCCTTGAAGGCTAAGGAATTGCTAGCTGACGCTTGTGTGTGTATGTTTGTAGGGTCCTTGATGTTTGTATGCTCTTTTTTAACTTGGTCCTTGAAGCCTCCACGGTAGAAATGCAAATACTGAACATATACAATTATTTTGTTTAATTTGCGGATGGAGAGAGCTTTGAGCCAACATGTGGTCATCAGCTTGCAATGAAATGGCAGCTGGCATATATTTTTGTTTGTTTGTCTGGGTTGATGTTTCCATCCCCAGCTAGCAATGAATGCAGGAGGGATAAGTGTGTTGCAATTTTTGTTTTGTTCTCTTCGTGAAAATCAGTCAGTATTTGTGGCCATCCAACTCGAAACTCGTTGTCGCAGTGTTCATCATGTGATCCTTTTTCGAAAGGCTAAGGGGAGGTGAGGGGCGGTAGTTGTTAGTTCGTGTGTGTAAGTATGTATGATCTGTTCTCATGCATCATTGAAGGCTCATACAGTAGAATGCAAATTCTGAATGAATGGTATGTGTCATGTTATGTCCTTTATGACTGTTTGCAAGTTTGGGGATGAAGGGTCACTCGAACTAACATCGGGTTTCGTTTTTTGCCTCAAACTAACATATCGTAGTTTGTTTGTTCCTGCGAAACAGTTTTCAGAGTATGATGTTATGGAAGTCGTTGAGTATGTAATTTTTCTGAGTTGACTCTCTAATTGAGTTATAGCTAACTGTTTTCGTGAGAGTCTGTAATTCTTCAGAAGTTGACTCTGTTATTTTTTCAGAGCATACATCATGTGTTTTTCAGTTTTTCTAATTTGTTCGGAGAGCATGCATTTTATATTCAAAGAGTGTGACTCACCAGTTAGTATTCAGTGAGGATCATCTTTTTATTTTTTAGCAGTTTGATAACATATCTTCAGTTTTTTTGTAAGGGCTCCCTCAAGCTATTTATGTCGAATGCTTTGCCTGCCCAACTATAAGTGCACCATCAGTGCAGCATATATTACCAGTAGACTTTATATGCATTCCACCCACTCTGTTTTGTCTGCGCGCAAGCGAATAACATTGATGTCAAATGTATACCTGAATAGAGACCAATAACTCTCTAGAATCACTTCAGCTAGCTGACAAATGAGGAGGATCAGGCAATGTTCATATAGTTTGAAACATCATTTTCAGTAATTTTCAGTAATCTGTTTTTTTATCAGAGAGTTGACCATCAGTCAATGTTCAGAGTTTTTCAACCCATGAGTAAATGCTTAGAGAGGATGACTTGATTTTTTCTTTCCTTCCGAGTAGTAGTCTCAGCTTTGTAAATAGTCGATGTTTTGGTTTAATTAGTACTGTAGTTTTTCTCAATGTACACCATAACGTTTTTTAACTCAGTTATTTTTTTGTGTTTTCTTAAACATGAGCTTTTAAACGAAGATACAATTCCTGAGCCTTTGGAGTCAAACAACAACAGTCAAAAGGATGATTCAGGGGTTGATAGCATGAATGAACAAGAGGAGCAAAGTATAGTTGATATGACAGAATCAGATGCATCAGACGTCATGCTGATCAATGGCCTGAGAACAATTGTAAATGTGTTTTGAACTAGAAGAAGCTagtgttttttcttttcttgtgTTGTTTTTCATAAGTTCAATTCTCTGACACAAACTTTCCTTTATTTCTATAGTTACAGAAAAGACAAGAGAGGAAGCAGGAGAGGAGTGCTTTGAAAGAGAAAAGGAAGAAGGTAACTTTGTGCTTTTCATAGTTTTTTTCATTGTTAACATTTCTGAGCCATAACCACAAATCTTATTCTAGAGAATAATGCTCCTTAGCCCTTTTAATGCTTGCTATTTGTTTCATTTTCAGAGGACAAGGGCAGAGGAAGGAAAAGCCAAAGGGCACATGAACAAAGGAAGAGCAACTGCATACAACATGTTTAGCATTGGATATTTCGCGAAGATTGTTGATGTTGTGTGCAAAAGCAATCATAGGATGGAGGTTGTCAGTAACGGCGGTTTTGGATACTTGCTCGAGCTAGATGATTGTTATGTTCCAAGGCCTTTTGCTCAGTGGGTCGCGGACAACATATCCACAAAAGAGGAAGCAATTGTACTTGGTGGCAAATCAATCTCTCTCAACCCTGAAGCCGTATCATTAGTTCTTGGTATACCAGCAGGAAGAACAAAGATCAGAGTGCTCGACGAGGAGTCCGGGAAAGCGGTGTTTCTATCACTGTTTGGGCTAACAGATCTTCCATCAATAAGTTTCTTCGGGAATAAGCTTATGAAGGAAGAGCTGCCTGACGACGTTTATCTTCGCTGCTTCTTGACTGTCGCCCTAGCAACCTTCCTGTGTCCCACATCCAACACAAAGCCAAGCACCAAATATTTGGGAGCACTTGTGGATGTGTCAAAGTACAAAGATCTTGATTGGTGCTCTTTTGTCCATACATGGAATATCTCTATGTCAAGAAGTACCAAACAGACAAGCTGAAGCAGAAACGGATAACAACGACTTTGGGAGGCTGCATATATCAGCTAGCAGTATGCTCCTTCTTTTTGTTTATATGTAACTTTTTTGTTaacttattttttattttttaggaGCACTGTGTTCTCATCAAACATACTGAAGGTTTTTCATTTGTATCTTGTTGTTTATTTGCAGGTTCGGTGTCTAGACTTCAACAATTTTGGATCAATAACAATCCCTCCAGCACTACCTAGGATTTGTTTCTGGAAAGGACAAACCATTAAACATTTCAGTGATATGCTCCTCGGGAAAGATGGACTCTATGGAGCTCTTCAAGTAAATATCATACTCTGCTATAATTTCCCTCCTTTTTAATGTGTACCTTTTTTTTGTTCACATCTACTCCTATTATGTTTGTTTGTTTATTCTTTTACATTTTTCTGGCAGATCAAAGATGAGGCAGAAACTTGCTATGCACAAACTGACGGTGCATGGGCAAGCACCGCCAAGAACTCAAACATAAAAAAAGCTATACAAAGGGTCTTAGGCAACTCTTTTTCAGAGAAGGTAAAATGCATCAGACTTGATGCAGACAGCAACTTCAACACCTAATTttagtgataacccacaagtataggggatcaattgtagcctctttcgataagtaagagtgtcaaacccaacgaggagctaaaggtagaacaaatattccctcaagttctatcgaccaccgatacaactctacgcacgcttaacgttcgctttacgtagaacaagtatgaaactagaagtactttgtaagtgttgttggataggtttgcaagaatgtaaagagcaggtaaataaaaactaggggctgtttaggtaaagaagcaataaagttagtatagcgagtgtggaaaagtggtggtaggagttgcgaaattgtccctaagcaattgactattttactagaccgataacaagttttatgtgggagaggccactgctagcatgtcatccctgacttggaattctatgcacttatgattggaactattagcaagcatccgcaactactaacgttcattaaggtaaaacccaatcatagcattaagatatattggtcccccttcaatcccgtatgcatcaatttctatgctaggttgaagcttctgtcactcttgcctcCAATACATAGCCCTagcaacatacaactaaccctatggtgtgatccacgcgcgcgctcatatgatgggcaccaaaggatagcaacataaccacaagcaaattaaaccaatcgtagcaattcaccaattaccaataggacaacgaaaatctactcacacatcataggatggcaacacatcattggataataatatgaagcataaagcaccatgttcaagtagagggtacaacgggttgcgggagagtggaccgctgtagatagatgggggaaggtgatggagatgttggtgaagatgacggaggtgttggtgtagattgcggtgatgatgatggccccggcggcgttccggcgccaccgggacagagggagagagagccccccttcttcttcttcttccttgaccttccccatagatgggagaagggtttcccctctggtccatggtctccatggcggcggaggggcgagagcccctccgagattggatctctctctctgtttccttctgtttctgctctccctgattctggcctttcaccgtttcttatattcccggagatcagtaactccgattgggctgaaatttggacacgatttttattcggatattggctttctcgcggcgaaagaagggcaccaactgccttacggggtggccacgagggtcaggggcgcgccccctacctcgtggccccctcgggcatcgtctcacgttgattcttcttcccaaaaatcacatatattccaaaaaaatctccgtcagtttttatcccgtttggacttcgtttgatatggattttctgcgaaataaaaaacatgcaacaaacaggaactggcactgggcactggatcaatatgttagtcccaaaaataatataaaaagttgccaaaagtatgtaaaagttatagaatattggcatggaacaataaaaaatgatagatacgacggagacgtatcatttaGCTGTTTTGGTTTCCCCTtctcttttttatatttttttgatttactTGTGGAATCTTTTCTGCTTGTCAGATCAAAGAAGATATATTCCTCAGTTTCCAGGAGCGCATAAAAGATCAAAACCTGACCACATGTCTGATAGCAAAACAAGTGCTGCTAGACAGTTTGAACATTGTTTCTTCTTATTTCAATGGCTCTCAACGTACAGAGAAGTTAGAGTCCTCCGAGCATTTATACATGCCAACTGACGAAGATAATGGGTCTGGCAGTACTATTAGAGTTGATTCCAATGGGATTGAAATAAACAGTGGTGTGTTTTTGAATCATTTTTTATCACACGCAACCATGtgtttttaaaatgattttttcaTTCTTTTTGTTCTAATTCTTTGTTTGTTTTTTAATTTATTTGACAACCCCCCTATATTGTTGGCAGATGGAAGAGGCAGGAAGAAGAGAATGAAGACTAGTACACAAGAGTCAGAAACTTCAGAAACTAAGGACAATCAATTGGAAGTTAAAATAAAGGTATTTTGTGGGCCTTTTGTAATTAGTTCTTTTCAAAAGCATGttttcgtgtgtgtgtgtgtgtgcaataTCCATCACATTTTTCTGCCATATTCTGAATTTTTCTCTCAATAACTTCTCACAGGGAGGCATACTTGAAGTAGCTGTAGAAGGAGGTGAAGCCGAAATGCAGTCACTACCGGGCAATGGTCACACAAACAAGCTCGAAAAAGAAGCTCGAATGGTTATTGTTTTTTTAAAACCCCTTTATAGTCACATCTTCTTTTAAAAGAAATTGTCCCTTAACATGCACCTTTTCCTATGAACTAACCTGCGAGGGAGTGAATTGTGGAATTGTTAAAGAATGTAGAAATATATGAACACCAAATGTTAAAGCATTGTATTGTTCCAAGAATTCTACAAATAGCTCTGACAACCATGCTTTTTTTGGACATGCTTGTGGGTTAGGAACAAACCATGCAGAATAGCAACATTGCAACACAGCAACCAGAGATGAATATGCTTGATGCAGATACCAATATCCCCAAGTGCACTGCTTGTGATTGTTCTGCTCAAAAAGAAGCACCAGAAAAGAGCACTAGTCTGAACTACATGTTGTTATCAGCTAGATTGGCAAGAGCACTGGAAACGACAGAACAAGACATCAACTCAAAGGAGGAAGCCAGCACGCATGTACCACCAACTTTCCCAGGTTTCCAACAAAACGCTATTAACAGTAATCAATCTGAGGTACACCCTCCAAGGAATTTCTTTGAGCTTCTCTTAGCGCCATCATTTTTTCATAGGTTTTTTTATCTGTGTTTTTTTGTTTACATCTAACTCAACCCTTTTCTTCATCTTTTTTAAAAACTCAGCATTGCATCGAAACCAAGACATTGTATCAAGAAAACAAAGCAGCAGCAATTGAGTGTGTGGAACTAGACACCACTGCCTCCCCACAAGACAACAATAACCAAGGTTTTTTCCAACAAAAAAGTTTCAGAACCCTGTCTGCGAACGGGCTAACTCCTTGAAATATTTTCTTTTACTGAAGAGTTGCAGTTTCTTGTTTATTTTTATTGTTTACTTTTTTGCCTCTTTTCTTTTTGTGACAGATGATTTTCGTTTCAATGAAGTCAAGGAGCAGGGGAAACATGCAGGACTTGATATTGATATCAACATATCACTATCAAACAGTACTGCCAACAACTCTTCTCTTTTTTTCATTCAGTACACATGACAATTATTTTTCTTCATGTTACTGGTAACAACCGATTTTTATCATTTGTTTTACCTTTTACcttttttgtctttttcatatGTGTAGGTGGTGTAGATGACAAGCTGAAACAGGTGGAAGATTTCCAACACACTATG
This genomic window contains:
- the LOC109781300 gene encoding uncharacterized protein isoform X1 translates to MEYLYVKKYQTDKLKQKRITTTLGGCIYQLAVRCLDFNNFGSITIPPALPRICFWKGQTIKHFSDMLLGKDGLYGALQIKDEAETCYAQTDGAWASTAKNSNIKKAIQRVLGNSFSEKIKEDIFLSFQERIKDQNLTTCLIAKQVLLDSLNIVSSYFNGSQRTEKLESSEHLYMPTDEDNGSGSTIRVDSNGIEINSDGRGRKKRMKTSTQESETSETKDNQLEVKIKGGILEVAVEGGEAEMQSLPGNGHTNKLEKEARMEQTMQNSNIATQQPEMNMLDADTNIPKCTACDCSAQKEAPEKSTSLNYMLLSARLARALETTEQDINSKEEASTHVPPTFPGFQQNAINSNQSEHCIETKTLYQENKAAAIECVELDTTASPQDNNNQDDFRFNEVKEQGKHAGLDIDINISLSNSGVDDKLKQVEDFQHTMHPLDVARQKYFFSDDMTPSCRIFVDHDDCGNKITEPELWRDLDMDSNAYEAQIEHEKTALVDSSIHCAQREPATTEMCKYRNFLPGFEEIDDIIDLTSPAAHTPKTWTIQKYLTTE
- the LOC109781300 gene encoding uncharacterized protein isoform X2, producing MEYLYVKKYQTDKLKQKRITTTLGGCIYQLAVRCLDFNNFGSITIPPALPRICFWKGQTIKHFSDMLLGKDGLYGALQIKDEAETCYAQTDGAWASTAKNSNIKKAIQRVLGNSFSEKIKEDIFLSFQERIKDQNLTTCLIAKQVLLDSLNIVSSYFNGSQRTEKLESSEHLYMPTDEDNGSGSTIRVDSNGIEINSDGRGRKKRMKTSTQESETSETKDNQLEVKIKGGILEVAVEGGEAEMQSLPGNGHTNKLEKEARMEQTMQNSNIATQQPEMNMLDADTNIPKCTACDCSAQKEAPEKSTSLNYMLLSARLARALETTEQDINSKEEASTHVPPTFPGFQQNAINSNQSEHCIETKTLYQENKAAAIECVELDTTASPQDNNNQDDFRFNEVKEQGKHAGLDIDINISLSNSGVDDKLKQVEDFQHTMHPLDVARQKYFFSDDMTPSCRIFVDHDDCGNKITEPELWRDLDMDSNAYEAQIETSPAAHTPKTWTIQKYLTTE
- the LOC109781300 gene encoding uncharacterized protein isoform X4, with translation MEYLYVKKYQTDKLKQKRITTTLGGCIYQLAVRCLDFNNFGSITIPPALPRICFWKGQTIKHFSDMLLGKDGLYGALQIKDEAETCYAQTDGAWASTAKNSNIKKAIQRVLGNSFSEKIKEDIFLSFQERIKDQNLTTCLIAKQVLLDSLNIVSSYFNGSQRTEKLESSEHLYMPTDEDNGSGSTIRVDSNGIEINSDGRGRKKRMKTSTQESETSETKDNQLEVKIKGGILEVAVEGGEAEMQSLPGNGHTNKLEKEARMEQTMQNSNIATQQPEMNMLDADTNIPKCTACDCSAQKEAPEKSTSLNYMLLSARLARALETTEQDINSKEEASTHVPPTFPGFQQNAINSNQSEHCIETKTLYQENKAAAIECVELDTTASPQDNNNQDDFRFNEVKEQGKHAGLDIDINISLSNSGVDDKLKQVEDFQHTMHPLDVARQKYFFSDDMTPSCRIFVDHDDCGNKITEPELWRDLDMDSNAYEAQIELRKNIHGIQVRT
- the LOC109781300 gene encoding uncharacterized protein isoform X3 produces the protein MEYLYVKKYQTDKLKQKRITTTLGGCIYQLAVRCLDFNNFGSITIPPALPRICFWKGQTIKHFSDMLLGKDGLYGALQIKDEAETCYAQTDGAWASTAKNSNIKKAIQRVLGNSFSEKIKEDIFLSFQERIKDQNLTTCLIAKQVLLDSLNIVSSYFNGSQRTEKLESSEHLYMPTDEDNGSGSTIRVDSNGIEINSDGRGRKKRMKTSTQESETSETKDNQLEVKIKGGILEVAVEGGEAEMQSLPGNGHTNKLEKEARMEQTMQNSNIATQQPEMNMLDADTNIPKCTACDCSAQKEAPEKSTSLNYMLLSARLARALETTEQDINSKEEASTHVPPTFPGFQQNAINSNQSEHCIETKTLYQENKAAAIECVELDTTASPQDNNNQDDFRFNEVKEQGKHAGLDIDINISLSNSGVDDKLKQVEDFQHTMHPLDVARQKYFFSDDMTPSCRIFVDHDDCGNKITEPELWRDLDMDSNAYEAQIEKLRKNIHGIQVRT